Within the Gloeobacter kilaueensis JS1 genome, the region ATCTGTGCGCGCTATGTCGCGGGTGAGTTCAGGACACGCGGCCCTTCTGTGTGCCGTCCTTGCAACACTTTTTATCTGTCAGGTTGTCGCCGCGCAGCCAAAACCGTCGCGGCAGGGGGAGGTGCGCATCGGCAACAAGACGCCCTACCCCGTTCGGGTAGTCATTACAAAAGCCGATGGCTCCCTCGAAGGTGCCTTCTGGGATTTTGCGCCCGGCGAAGGGGGCAGCGAGGGCATTCGCCTCGCCCTGGCCAACAAGCCGGTTCTACTGGGCGAGGGCGATGTGATCACCGTCTTTACGGTGGACGGCTCGCGCAAGTACTGGGGACCGAATATTCTGGGCCGCACCCTCGCCCCTTTTTGGGACGGCAGGCGGCGGATGTGGACGAGCGTGCTGCGGCCCTGAGTAAAGCCTTTATCTCACTTCGCAGATCGCGGCGACCAGGGATTTGGCGACTGCCATGTGGGGCTCGCTGAGCAGCAGTTCGCCTGCCTGGTTGTATACTTCGGCCCGGTTGAGCAGCAAAAAGGGCTGCCGCTCGGCAAGCAGCGCCTCGGGACCGCGATAGCGATCCGGTTCCACTTCAAGTTCTGCCCGGATGATGCGCTCAGCCACCGTTAAAATCTCGACTTTGATCGTTTGTTTGACGGTGCTGCTGTGCAAGGAGCAGAGCTTTTGCGGACGGGCAGCGAGCCTTTTGGGGCGGATAGTGCGGGAAGCGAGCGTGGTCATAGGCGTTTTAGAGGTGTTTAGGGGAGATAACAACAGTATTTTTATAAATACCGAATAATAAAACCGTCGATCGGCCATACCTGGACCCAAGTTTACATCCAGGTGGATATCCTAGTGGATAACGGCGGTGCCATTCTGTCAACTTTGTTGCAGCCGGTCCGCGCAACTTTCGGCCCAATCGCAGGCATCGCTGTAGCTAATCATCCCCCAGTAGAGATGGGAGGAGACGACGCGGGCGTAGCGCTCCGGCTGAATCTTGAGACCCCGGCGGGCCAGTTCCCACATCTCCCGCTCGTAGCCCAGCCGCTCGATGCGCCAGCGAAAGCCCACATCGAGGGCGTACAGAAGGCAGAAGCGCACCAACCCGAGGGCGCGCTGCTGGCGGTGGTGGATGCGCTCGTGGGCGAGGATGGCAGCCCGATAACCGGCGGGCCAGCGCTCAAAGTCGCGCGGCACAAAGACAAAGGGCGACAGCGCCAGGCAGAACCCGAATGGCCAGCGCACCAGCTGCATATCAAAGCCAGTCCTCTTGCGAAGCGTCGCTGCTGCCGTAGACCGGGCGGCTTATGTGGATGTGGCGGGTCCGCTCGAAGAGTGCCTCCTCGGTAAGTTGCCAGTTCGTCAGCAGGGCTTTGAGATCGTTCTGGAGATCAGCCGCGCCCGGAAAGCCCCGGTAGCGGATGATGAGCCGCGCCAGTTCCGCCAGGTTGTAGTCGCTCGCCTCCTCGCGCAGCAACTGGCTGATCGTCTGGCGGTCCCTGTGATACTGCGGATGGGTCTGATTCATGAGGAGGAACCCCAAAGACGTTTGCGTTCGCCCTGGTAGAGCAGGGCGTGGGTCTGCTTGAGCAGGGCTGGAATCTCAAGCCCCACCGGGCAGCGCGGCAGGCAGTCGCCGCAGTCGGTGCAGCTGTTGGCCTTGCGGCCCGGAAACCAGTGACCGGCGTTGCCGAACATCGCGTAGCGGTAGCGGCCAAAATCGTTCATCTCGAATCCCAGGGCGAGATTGCGCAACCGGAGCACCTCCGGAATGTGAATGTCCTCCGGGCAGGGCAGGCACTGGTAGCACTGCTCGCACAAAGAAGGCACCCGCTGGTACTGGCGCTCAAGCCGTTCGAGAATGGCTTTTTCGCCTTCGCTCAAAGGCCCGCCCTGATCGGCTACGGCCAGGTGCGGCGCAAATTCTCCCGGATGGGCGGCTCCGAGGCTGAGGGTGTGGATGCGCGGGTCTGCGAGCAAGAAGCGGTGGTTGATCGCGATGGGCGTGTAGGGCGCACACAACTCCACCAGGCGGGCGGGCGGATTGAACAGCTGGCCGCCTTTGTCGGTGGGCGAGATGATGAACACGCCCATGTCGAGCTGGTGGGCGAGGGCGATTGCCGGTGCGTTGCGCTGATTGAAGTAGTAGTAGTGCAGGTTGACCGACTCGAATTCGCCCGTTGCGATCGTCTCCAGCAGCAGATCGAGTGGCGCGTGGGTCGAAAAACCCAGATGAGCGATGAGCCCCTCGTCCATCGCCCTGCGAATCGCCGGTAGACAGCCCATCCCCAGATCGAACTGCTCGCGGTTGTTGATGCCGTGCAGGTCAAAAATGTCGATCCGATCGATCCCCAGGCGGCTCAGGGATTCTTCGATCGCGCGCCGCATCGCACTCCCGTCCTGTTGCGGCGGGATCTTGGTGGTGATGTAGACCCGCTCGCGGGGCAGACCGGCCCGCAAGGCCGCCCCGAGAAACTTTTCACTCTCGCCGTAGCCCCGCGCCGTCTCAAGATGATTGATCCCCAGATCTACAGCTGCCTGGGCCGTGCGAATCGCATTTTCTTTGGAGGCAAGAAAGCGCATGGCCCCAAAGCTGAAGACAGACAGTTGCAGACCTGTTTTACCGAAGCGGCGGTAGAGCACGCGCGTCGATCCCAAACCTCATTTCACTATCCTAAGTGCTCGCCGCCGGAGCAGGATCCACCACGACCATCGCCCGCGCCAGGACACCTGCCGTCTTTTCGTCCACCAGCAGCGCCACCAGCTTCAGTGCAAAGTCCAGAGCCGTGCCGACCCCGCGACTGGTGACGATCCGACGATCGACGACGACGCTCGTCTCCAGATACTCGCCCACCACCAATTCCGGCTGCAGCGCCGGGTAGCTCGTCGCCCGCACGCCTGCAAGCAGCCCAGCATCGGAGAGCACCGTTGGAGCCGCACAGATGGCGGCGGTCCATTTTTGAGCGGCCTGCATCTCGACGAGCAACTGCCGGATGCGCCCATCGGCCCTGAGCTGTGCCACCCCCGGCCCCCCCGGCAGGGCGATCGCATCGAAAGTTGCCGGTTCAATCTCCGAAAGTAAAGCATCGGCGATAAGCCCAATCCCATGGGAGCCTGTTACCACCCGCTCCGCCAGTGCCGCCACCGTCACCTCAACCCCGGCGCGCCGCAGCACATCGACGATCGTCACCGCCTCGATTTCCTCGAAGCCCTCCGCCAGCGGTACCAGCACTTTGACCATCGCACCCACCCTAAATCCTTGTCTTTGAACTTTACGCCTTTGCGACTTGCGGGGCCACCTGCAGACCCCTTCTCGTGCAGCAGAGCGCTCAGGAGCGTCTATGGCCAGTTTTCCGTATCAGACATCGCCCATGGGCAGGTGGTCTACCCACATCGATGTACCTACTAAAATCAAGAGTCCATTTCTTGGTGCCTGCGGGGCACAGCTTTTAAGGTTGGCTGCGTGCCATCGAGTCGCGCCAGCCGCTTAGCACTTTCGCGCTCGATAAGCGCCTTCAACCCTTCACGCACCAGAGCCGACCGCTCCAACGGACCCATCAACTCAGCAGCCCTGGCGAGAAGTTCATCGTCGATGGTGATGGTAGTGCGCACGCTATAGACTCCCAATCGACGCGTTAAAGATAGCATCATCTGGTGTCATCTTTATGTAGAATGGTATATCTATCAAAGCCAGCTAGCTGGCCTTGGATATTCTGCAGCAGCATCGAGATAGAATCTGGATATGGACAGAGCGCATTTGGATGAACAAGGAAGGCTCCTTCTCCCACAGCAGGTGCAGGATGATCTGCAGGCCGGGTTAGCTGCGGGAACGCTCATCGCCATCAGGATCAACAGTGAGATCAACGGGGGACTGATTACCGTCTCTGTTTCAAAAGGCAGCAATGTTTTGAAGATGCGTACATCTACCGCCTTATCTAGAGCCACACGGTGTAAGACGCTTACAGAACTGATATTGCAGCGGTCAAAGGATGCACGCTCCGAAACTACCGGGCCAGAAGCTTCCGCACGCCTGAGCATCGAAAACGAATTGCCAGTATTCGATGCCAATGCTCCTGGAGACATCGTTGCCAGCATTGCCGCCCTGCGTGATCAGTGAAGCTGCTCCTGGATACAAATATTTTGATAGCCTGCGCTGTACGAGAACACGAGCATCGTCAGCGCTGCTTGCCTTATATGGATGGTGTCGTAAACGGTTCGTACCAAGGCTTTCTTTCTAGCCACGGACTACTTGAGCTTTTACGCGAGCAGCCCCGCGCTGTAATCTTTGATTCAGCGTCGGGAAGAATCGCATCCTCAACTGCATTTGTGATATAATGTCCATATTATGCTACTTGCTTACCAGTACAAGCTCTTGCCAACTTATGAACAGCGTTGTCGCATGGACAAGTGGCTGGATATGTTGCGCCATCAATACAACTATTTGCTCGCTGAACGATTTGATTGGTACGAGAGGAACCGTTGTTCAATCAACGCTTGTCCGCTCCTATGCCATTTACCAAAACTCAAAGAACCGCCCAACTACTACAGCCAGAAGCGTTCTCTCGTACCTCTTAAGCAAGAACGCGAATGGTACAAAGATATTCATGCCCATGTACTGCAAGACATGGTAAAACGTGTCGAACTCGCCTTTGCCCGGTACTTGAAAGGGGATAGCAAAGCAAACAGGAGTGGTAAGCCAAGGTTTAAAGGCAAGGGTCGCTATCGCACATTTACTTTCCCGCAACTCAGTGCTCAACCGTTCATGGGTAACCGTATTGCTCTGCCTAAGTTAGGGAAAGTCAAGTTGACTCAACACCGTCCAATTCCAGATGGCTTTTTCATCAAAACAGCATCAGTGACAAAAAAGCCCGATGGCTGGTATGTACAGCTAGTTTTAGAAGATGTTTCTGTGCCTGACGCCCCATCTATCAACATTGTCCCAACAGAAGCCAATAGCATGGGCGTGGATGCGGGGCTGGAGTACTTTGTGGCATGTTCTGACGGCTTTACCAACGAATCGCCCAAGTTCCTGCGCAAAGCTGAAGAGAAGTTGGCAAAACTGCAAGTCAAGTTTGCCCTGCGCAAGAAGGGTTCTAAAGCATGTCGCAAGCTTGGTCAACGCATCGGCAGACTTCACCAAACCATCGCCCGTACACGTCGTCAGTGGCACTTTGAAACAGCAGGTGAACTGTTAGACCGCGCTGATGTACTGTTTGTTGAAGATTTGAAAGTTTCTAATCTGTCGTGCCGATGCAAACCAAAGCAGGATGAAGAGGGTAGATTCCTGGCGAATGGTCAATCAGCGAAGTCGGGACTGAACAAAAGTTTTGCTGATGCTGGGGTCGCTAGATTCTTGAATGAAATTTTGCCTTACAAAGCTGAAAAAGCTGGTAAGCAAGTCATCAAAGTCAATCCGGCGGGAACATCTCAACATTGTGCAAAGTGCTTGAAGCGTGTTTCAAAACAGTTGTCGGATCGCTGGCACAGTTGCCCCCATTGTGGGGTGGAGCTGCCGCGCGACGTACACTCTGGAATGCTGATCAAGAAAGTGGGGTTGGGCGTTCGCCTCACTATAAAACGTGAAAGCCGAAAGGCTGGAGAAGCCCGCGCTCTATCCGTAGGATGAGCGTCGGGAGTACGTCACGGAGGCTCGCTTGTTCTCGCTACCCACCGCCGCCGCTATCCACTCTGGCCGCTCCCAGGGAGCGCTCGCCATCTACTACGAACACCCCCGCTGGTTTGCGCCGCTGTTTGCCGAACTGGAGCGCAGGGGAACGGCCTACCTCAAGTTACCCGCCGAGGGCCGCTTCTACGATCCGGGCAACCTGGCGGCGGAGCGGGGCGTGGGCCTGGTCTTCAACCGGATGAGCCCGTCGGCGTACCGGCGCGGCGGTGGGCACCACATCTTCTACACCCTGGGCTGGCTTGCGCACCTCGAACTGCAGGGCATCCGCGTCGTCAACGGCGAGCGGGCCTTTCGCCACGAGATTTCAAAAGCCCTGCAACTGTCGCTGTTGCGCTCGCTGGGTCTGCCCTTTCCCCACACCCACGTCATTCATCGGGCCGAGGACGCTCCGGCTGCGACGCGGGGGTTGCGCTTTCCGGTGGTGCTCAAGCCCAACGTCGGGGGCAGCGGAGCTGGGGTAATGCGCTTCGACAGCCTCGAAGCGCTGACCGCAGCGGCCCGGACCGGCAGCCTCGATCTGGGCCTCGATAGCGTCGCGCTGGTGCAGGAGTTCGTTCCGGCTCGCGGTGGCCACATCACCCGCGTCGAAGTGGTGGACGGCAAATTCCTCTACGCAATCCGGGTCTATCTAAGCGGCGAAACTTTTGATCTCTGCCCGGCGGACATCTGCCGGACCACCGACGGCAGCGCCCTCGAAACCGCCTGTCCGGTCGAAGCGCCGAAGGCGGGCCTCAAAGTCGAAGCCTACCAGCCGCCGGAGGCGATCATCGAGCAGCTCGAGCGGATCATGGCTGCCGCCGGGATTGCCGTGGGCGGAATCGAGTATCTTACCGACGATCGCGACGGGCAGATCTACTACTACGACATCAACGCCCTTTCTAACTTCGTCGCCGATGGGCCGCGCGTACTCGGCTTCGATCCTTTCGTGCGCCTGGTCGATTATCTCGAAAGGGAGGCGGGGTATGGGCACTGAGCCGCTGCGCTTCGGCTACTGGCTGCCGGTGTTTGGCGGCTGGCTGCGCAACGTCGAGGACGAAGGGATGCGCGCCGACTGGCCCTACGTGAGCACCCTCGCCCGCAGAAGCGAGCAGTTGGGCTTCGATCTGACCCTCATTGCCGAGCTGAACCTCAACGACATCAAAGGTGTCGCCGCTCCCGCCCTCGACGCCTGGTCCACGGCGGCAGCACTGGCGGCTGTGACCGAAAAGCTGGAATTGATGGTGGCGGTGCGGCCCACCTTTCATCTGCCTGCGCTGCTGGCCAAGCAGGCAGCCAACATCGATCACATCGCAGGCGGGCGGCTGTCGCTCAACGTCGTCTCCTCCTGGTGGGCGGACGAAGCGAAGATGTACGGCGTCCACTTCGAGCAGCACGACGACCGCTACGCCCGCACCGCCGAGTGGCTGGACGTGGTAGATGGCGTCTGGTCAAAAGATCACTTCTCCTATGCAGGCCGCTACTACCAGGTCCAGGAGACGATCCTGCAGCCCAAGCCCGTCTCGAAGCCCCGGCCTGTGCTCTACGCCGGAGGAGAATCGGAGGCGGCTAAAAACCTTATCGCCTCTAGGTGCGACGGCTATCTGATGCACGGCGATCCGCCGGAGCGGGTGGCAGAAAAGATCGCCGATCTGCGCTCTCGCCGGGAGGCACTGGGACTGCCGCCCCTGCGCTTCGGTGTGGCAGGTTACGCGATCGTGCGCGAACACGATCGCGAAGTCAAAGCCGAACTGGAGCGGATCAAAGATGTGCGCCACAGCGCTGCGGGCTACGCCAACTACCAGCAGTGGCTCGCCGGTACCCAACTGGAGCGGCAGATGTCGATCGAGGAGTACTCGGTCTCCAACCGGGGGCTGCGCACGGGCCTGGTGGGCACCCCCGATCAGGTGCGCTCTCAGATCGAACGCTTCGCCGAAGCCGGAGTCGATCTATTGCTGCTGCAGTTCAGTCCCCAACTTGAGGAGATGGAGCGCTTCAGCGAGACGGTGATCCGGCCAGGGCTGGTTGCAAGTTGACCTTACCTTATGCCTTCGCCGCCGCCTCGATAGCCTGCAACTCGTCTTCAGAGAGGGCAATTTCTGCTGCCTTCATGTTCTCTTCGAGGTGGGCGACCGAGGAGGTGCCGGGGATGGGCAAAATTACCGGGCTATGGTGCAGGAGCCAGGCAATCGAGAGCTGGGCGACGGTCGCCCCGTGGTGTCTTGCAATCTCATCGAGCTTGCCGCCGGGCTCTGCCAGCTTGCCGGCAGCGACGGGATACCAGGGGATAAAGGCAAGGTTATTCTGCTCGCAGTAGGTTACGACATCTTCGTGGGTACGGTCGCCGACGTTGTAGCGGTTCTGGACACTCACGATCTCGACCACCTTGCGAGCGCACTCGATTTCGGCGGGCGTGACGTTACTCAGGCCCACGTGGCGAATCTTGCCCGCCTTCTGCAGTTCGGCAATCGCCCCCAGCGACTCCTCCATCGGCACCTTCGGATCGATACGGTGCAATTGCCATAGGGGAAGCGTCTCCAACTTCAGCCACCGCAGGCTCATTTCCACCTGCTGGGTCAGGTACTCGGGGCGGCCCAGCGGTGGCCACGCTCCTGGGCCGGTGCGGGTCAGACCTGCCTTGGTTGCGACGACGATGCCCGGTGGATAGGGAGCGAGTGTTTCGCCAATCAGCGGTTCGCTCACGGCTGGTCCGTAGCTGTCGGCGGTATCGATGAAATTGACGCCCAGTTCCACGGCCCGCTTGAGGACGCGCTTGCACTCCTCGGGATTTTCTGGTGGTCCCCAAACGCCGGGTCCGGTTAGCCGCATCGCGCCGAAGCCGAGGCGGTTGACCTCAAGATCGCCGCCGATCTTAAAAGTTTTTGCAACGGTGCTCATCTTCTTTCTTCCTGTTTTCTGTCTTATCTGAATTAGAGATATACCTGCTTGCGACAGGTTCGGAGAGGTGCCGCCTCCGGACAAACTAACGCTCCGGGTAGCAAGATCCTCCCGCAGACCGGCTGATTTCAGCCAGCCACCAAAGATATATTCGTCCCCAATGGCTCAAGAAGGCTGGGAGACTGGCTGGTGCTTGAAGACATCGTCGAGGGGGATCTCGAGGGCGTCGATCACCTTCGTCCAGAAGTTGAGCGTGCCGATCACAGCCGTCAGTTCAACGATGTCGTCTTCGCTGTAGTGTTCTTTGAGCCGCTCGAACAGACCCTCAGTGACCGTGGTCGAAGGAACGGTGATCCGCTCGGCGTACTCGATGGCCACCTTCTCCGCTTCGCTGAAAAGTGGGCTCGTGGCGGCGCGGGTCAGATTGCGGATCTTCTCCTCGTCAGTGCCCTGCTTGTGGAGCATGAACGTGTGCATCGGCACGCAGTAGTCGCGGCAGCCGTTGATCTGGGCGATGCGCAGACTGATCAGTTCTTTGAGTTCGTCTGTGACCGTTTCGCTGTGGGCGTGAATTGCGCCATACAGGTTCATCACCGCCCGCATGATCTGGGGCCGGTGCGCCAGAACCTTGAGCGGGTTGAGTTCGGTGCCGTACTGCTTGCGTATGGCGTCGTAAACGGTCTTCAGCTGCTTGTCGGCGTTCTCTGGCTCGACTGGTGGAATCCGCATGACTGAGTGTACATCCGCGACAAAATTCTTCCTCATCGTAGCGCGACGCCTGTGCCCCCAACCCCTGCGCACCGTGAGGAAGCCTACGCAAAGCTAGAATTGTGAAGAAGAGTCAATAAATTCGATGGTGACGCTGCGACTGCCGGGGCTGATCGATACCCACGTCCATATCAACTACGAAAATTTTCGTGCAGACCTCGATGCGGTCGCTGCCAACTGGCGGGCCGCCGGGGTGGTACAACTGGTCCACGCCTGCGTCAAACCCGAAGAATTTCCCGGTATGCAGGCGCTGGCCGACCGCTATCCGGAGCTGGCCCTGGCAGTCGGATTGCATCCGCTTGACGTTGGCGAGCGCTGGAACGCGGCCTTGGCAGAGCAGATCCGCGACTACGCCCGCTCGGACAGGCGGGTGGTGGCGATTGGCGAGACGGGGCTGGACTTTTTTAAGGCCGACAATCCCGAGGCCCAAGAAGAAGCCTTTCGCACCCAGATTGCTGTTGCCCGCGAACTGGACCTGCCTGTCATCATCCACTGCCGCGACGCGGCTCTCGCCACCCGCAGAATCTTAGAGGCCGCCGGGCCGGTGCGCGGGGTGATGCACTGCTGGGGCGGCACTCCCGAAGAAACCGGCTGGTTTGTCGATCTGGGCATGTACGTCAGCTTCAGCGGCATCGTTACTTTTAAGAATGCCCAACTGCTGCAGCAGGCGGTGAGCGTCGTCCCCGACGAGTTGTTGTTGATTGAGACCGACTGCCCGTTTCTCGCTCCGGTCCCCAAGCGCGGTAAGCGCAACGAGCCCGCCTACGTCGCCCACGTCGCCGAGAAAGTGGCCGAGTTGCGCTCCAGAAGCGTCGAAGAGATCGTTGAACTGACAGCCCGCAACGCCCGCACGCTCTTTCGACTGCCCGCCACTAGCTAAGGGCAGCCACCGAGACTCTGCCTGCGATCACCTGGGCGAGCTTGCGAAAAGCCTGGGCGGAAACTGAATCTGCTCGGGCGAGGGTAATCGGCACCCCGCGATCGCCCCCTTCGCGCACGGGCATCTCTAGAGGCAGCATCCCGAGCAGCGGCAACTCTAACTCCCGCGCCGTCCGCTCGCCGCCACCGCTGCTGAAGATGTCGTACTTGCGATCGGGCAGATCCGGCGGAATGAAGTAGCTCATGTTCTCGACAATTCCGAGCACCGGCACCCCGAGCTGCTGAAACATGCGCAATCCCTTGCGCGCATCGAGCAGAGCGACGGTCTGGGGCGTGGTGACAATGATCGCTCCAGCGAGTGGCACTGCCTGACAGAGCGTGAGTTGAGCGTCCCCCGTACCAGGAGGCAAGTCGATGATTAGATAATCGAGTTCGCCCCAATCGACCTGATAGAGAAACTGACGGATGGCCGAGTTGAGCATCGGGCCGCGCCAGATCAAGGGCTGATCCTCGCCAATCCAGAAGCCCATTGAGGCGACCTTGACGCCGTAGTTAAATAGCGGCTCGAAGATCTCAGCTTCCCCCTCCTCGTGGCGCACGTTCATCCGGCTGCCCTGCAGACCGAGCATCAAAGGCACGTTCGGCCCGTAGATATCCGCGTCGAGGATGCCCACCTGGGCTCCATCCAGCGCCAGGGAGACGGCAACGTTGACCGCCACGGTCGTCTTGCCGACGCCGCCTTTGCCACTGGATACGGCGATGATATTCTTGACCCCCGCGATCCCCTGGCGATCCGGCAGACCCTTCGCCCTGGGCGTCTCCGCCGTCACTTTGATATCGACGCTCTGCACACCGTCGAGACTCAGGACCGCCTTCTTGCAATCCTCAACGATCATGTCCCTGAGCGGGCAGGCAGGCGTGGTGAGCACCAGGGTGAAGTGAACGTTTCCCCCTTGAATATCGATGTCGCGGATCATCTCCATCTCGACCAGCGAGCGGCGCAGCTCCGGATCCTGCACGGGCTTGAGGACGTTCAACACTTCTTGCTTGTCGATGGTGCGCTGCATGGTGACGGTGTAAGTGGTTCGTCGGCAGAATGGCTCAATCTCAGCATAGTACAACCCCCTGCTTTCCCCGAGACGCTGCTCAGGCGTTCCAAGCCTAAGTAGGGGGCAGTTCTGCCCAGTGGTCGTAGAACCGATTGCGGGTCCGGCTGAACCTTAGAGTACTGCACGGGCAGAAGCTCGTCATTCTCCCACAAAGCTTTAGTATTTACGGAGTATCGGAAAGCAAATTCGACTCCAGAAAAGCCAGCAGAGTTTCCGTTGTCCAGACGGGCAATCCACATCCAAAAAAATCCTGGTCGTTGGTCCAGATAGCCATGTCCTGAGAAAGTGCAAGTGCCACCGTCGGCCAGTCACCTGGATCGCGGGGGATACGCAGAAGAGCCTGCTCTCTCCAGTTCAGATAACTTGATTGCTCAACAATTTCTACCCTTTCCAGTACCAGAGCGAGACATGCCTCAAGAAAAGCTTTCCCATCCGCCGAACTCATGCCACTCTGCCGAATAATTCTGTCAATTTTTCCCGGCAATTCATAAACAGCCTCCTCCCACGCTTTGGCAGCAATAAATAGATTTAGCCCTGGGTTTTTGACGAGTTTGCGTCCTCGAACGCGAGGTAGTTCGGCAATCAGGACGTTCGCATCCACAGCGAGGCGCAAGGTAGATCATTCCTTGCTTAATAAGCGACTCAAATCTT harbors:
- a CDS encoding carboxymuconolactone decarboxylase family protein; protein product: MRIPPVEPENADKQLKTVYDAIRKQYGTELNPLKVLAHRPQIMRAVMNLYGAIHAHSETVTDELKELISLRIAQINGCRDYCVPMHTFMLHKQGTDEEKIRNLTRAATSPLFSEAEKVAIEYAERITVPSTTVTEGLFERLKEHYSEDDIVELTAVIGTLNFWTKVIDALEIPLDDVFKHQPVSQPS
- a CDS encoding RNA-guided endonuclease InsQ/TnpB family protein encodes the protein MLLAYQYKLLPTYEQRCRMDKWLDMLRHQYNYLLAERFDWYERNRCSINACPLLCHLPKLKEPPNYYSQKRSLVPLKQEREWYKDIHAHVLQDMVKRVELAFARYLKGDSKANRSGKPRFKGKGRYRTFTFPQLSAQPFMGNRIALPKLGKVKLTQHRPIPDGFFIKTASVTKKPDGWYVQLVLEDVSVPDAPSINIVPTEANSMGVDAGLEYFVACSDGFTNESPKFLRKAEEKLAKLQVKFALRKKGSKACRKLGQRIGRLHQTIARTRRQWHFETAGELLDRADVLFVEDLKVSNLSCRCKPKQDEEGRFLANGQSAKSGLNKSFADAGVARFLNEILPYKAEKAGKQVIKVNPAGTSQHCAKCLKRVSKQLSDRWHSCPHCGVELPRDVHSGMLIKKVGLGVRLTIKRESRKAGEARALSVG
- a CDS encoding DUF3288 family protein; this encodes MNQTHPQYHRDRQTISQLLREEASDYNLAELARLIIRYRGFPGAADLQNDLKALLTNWQLTEEALFERTRHIHISRPVYGSSDASQEDWL
- a CDS encoding aldo/keto reductase; the encoded protein is MLYRRFGKTGLQLSVFSFGAMRFLASKENAIRTAQAAVDLGINHLETARGYGESEKFLGAALRAGLPRERVYITTKIPPQQDGSAMRRAIEESLSRLGIDRIDIFDLHGINNREQFDLGMGCLPAIRRAMDEGLIAHLGFSTHAPLDLLLETIATGEFESVNLHYYYFNQRNAPAIALAHQLDMGVFIISPTDKGGQLFNPPARLVELCAPYTPIAINHRFLLADPRIHTLSLGAAHPGEFAPHLAVADQGGPLSEGEKAILERLERQYQRVPSLCEQCYQCLPCPEDIHIPEVLRLRNLALGFEMNDFGRYRYAMFGNAGHWFPGRKANSCTDCGDCLPRCPVGLEIPALLKQTHALLYQGERKRLWGSSS
- a CDS encoding PIN domain-containing protein, with the translated sequence MDANVLIAELPRVRGRKLVKNPGLNLFIAAKAWEEAVYELPGKIDRIIRQSGMSSADGKAFLEACLALVLERVEIVEQSSYLNWREQALLRIPRDPGDWPTVALALSQDMAIWTNDQDFFGCGLPVWTTETLLAFLESNLLSDTP
- a CDS encoding type II toxin-antitoxin system VapB family antitoxin yields the protein MRTTITIDDELLARAAELMGPLERSALVREGLKALIERESAKRLARLDGTQPTLKAVPRRHQEMDS
- a CDS encoding ATP-grasp domain-containing protein, translated to MFSLPTAAAIHSGRSQGALAIYYEHPRWFAPLFAELERRGTAYLKLPAEGRFYDPGNLAAERGVGLVFNRMSPSAYRRGGGHHIFYTLGWLAHLELQGIRVVNGERAFRHEISKALQLSLLRSLGLPFPHTHVIHRAEDAPAATRGLRFPVVLKPNVGGSGAGVMRFDSLEALTAAARTGSLDLGLDSVALVQEFVPARGGHITRVEVVDGKFLYAIRVYLSGETFDLCPADICRTTDGSALETACPVEAPKAGLKVEAYQPPEAIIEQLERIMAAAGIAVGGIEYLTDDRDGQIYYYDINALSNFVADGPRVLGFDPFVRLVDYLEREAGYGH
- a CDS encoding Mrp/NBP35 family ATP-binding protein — protein: MQRTIDKQEVLNVLKPVQDPELRRSLVEMEMIRDIDIQGGNVHFTLVLTTPACPLRDMIVEDCKKAVLSLDGVQSVDIKVTAETPRAKGLPDRQGIAGVKNIIAVSSGKGGVGKTTVAVNVAVSLALDGAQVGILDADIYGPNVPLMLGLQGSRMNVRHEEGEAEIFEPLFNYGVKVASMGFWIGEDQPLIWRGPMLNSAIRQFLYQVDWGELDYLIIDLPPGTGDAQLTLCQAVPLAGAIIVTTPQTVALLDARKGLRMFQQLGVPVLGIVENMSYFIPPDLPDRKYDIFSSGGGERTARELELPLLGMLPLEMPVREGGDRGVPITLARADSVSAQAFRKLAQVIAGRVSVAALS
- a CDS encoding TatD family hydrolase, encoding MVTLRLPGLIDTHVHINYENFRADLDAVAANWRAAGVVQLVHACVKPEEFPGMQALADRYPELALAVGLHPLDVGERWNAALAEQIRDYARSDRRVVAIGETGLDFFKADNPEAQEEAFRTQIAVARELDLPVIIHCRDAALATRRILEAAGPVRGVMHCWGGTPEETGWFVDLGMYVSFSGIVTFKNAQLLQQAVSVVPDELLLIETDCPFLAPVPKRGKRNEPAYVAHVAEKVAELRSRSVEEIVELTARNARTLFRLPATS
- a CDS encoding LLM class flavin-dependent oxidoreductase, translating into MGTEPLRFGYWLPVFGGWLRNVEDEGMRADWPYVSTLARRSEQLGFDLTLIAELNLNDIKGVAAPALDAWSTAAALAAVTEKLELMVAVRPTFHLPALLAKQAANIDHIAGGRLSLNVVSSWWADEAKMYGVHFEQHDDRYARTAEWLDVVDGVWSKDHFSYAGRYYQVQETILQPKPVSKPRPVLYAGGESEAAKNLIASRCDGYLMHGDPPERVAEKIADLRSRREALGLPPLRFGVAGYAIVREHDREVKAELERIKDVRHSAAGYANYQQWLAGTQLERQMSIEEYSVSNRGLRTGLVGTPDQVRSQIERFAEAGVDLLLLQFSPQLEEMERFSETVIRPGLVAS
- a CDS encoding aldo/keto reductase, with product MSTVAKTFKIGGDLEVNRLGFGAMRLTGPGVWGPPENPEECKRVLKRAVELGVNFIDTADSYGPAVSEPLIGETLAPYPPGIVVATKAGLTRTGPGAWPPLGRPEYLTQQVEMSLRWLKLETLPLWQLHRIDPKVPMEESLGAIAELQKAGKIRHVGLSNVTPAEIECARKVVEIVSVQNRYNVGDRTHEDVVTYCEQNNLAFIPWYPVAAGKLAEPGGKLDEIARHHGATVAQLSIAWLLHHSPVILPIPGTSSVAHLEENMKAAEIALSEDELQAIEAAAKA
- a CDS encoding DJ-1 family glyoxalase III; the encoded protein is MVKVLVPLAEGFEEIEAVTIVDVLRRAGVEVTVAALAERVVTGSHGIGLIADALLSEIEPATFDAIALPGGPGVAQLRADGRIRQLLVEMQAAQKWTAAICAAPTVLSDAGLLAGVRATSYPALQPELVVGEYLETSVVVDRRIVTSRGVGTALDFALKLVALLVDEKTAGVLARAMVVVDPAPAAST